The following coding sequences are from one Syngnathus acus chromosome 12, fSynAcu1.2, whole genome shotgun sequence window:
- the rasgrf2a gene encoding ras-specific guanine nucleotide-releasing factor 2 isoform X2 yields MATERMRLLPGEVFFSLNWSLLTSECSEFIFGTYEPKGRIRGKCHKGQHAHLKNAFCASAAMFAVAGRDHAGRAFQPCRHFQSRACLSGFRIPSGVFDRRGAARLVLALACRCPFKRTLKPISAHPASLPDFNSPIWYFCRPSGPPLASPPSPSLCVASHVGRADSCRRSHDARRLPGQRALASQARKCERVKRAGGRARASRCVQMQKSVRYNEGHALHLALAARKEGAKRGPVSKRSSENVRWTDKFFALYQNLLFYFDNEQSARPSGMYLLEGCTCERAPAPKVASSLGGSRDAPEKMQYYFLVMFGHDGQKPLELRTEEEADCNEWVDCIQQASYSDLLLEREILMQKYIHLVQIMETEKVAANQLRAQLEDQDSEIERLKAEMVLLNRTKERLQPSQNLVDEEDPDIKKIKKVQSFMRGWLCRRKWKLIVQDYICSPHAESMRKRNHIVFNMVEAETEYVNQLSVLVNCFLRPLRMAASSKKPPVSHHDVSSIFLNSETIMFLHQIFHQGLNARMASWPTLVLADLFDILLPMLNIYQEFVRNHQYSLQVLANCKQNRDFDKLLKQYEANAACEGRMLETFLTYPMFQIPRYIVTLHELLAHTPHEHVERNSLHFAKSKLEELSKMMHDEVSDTENIRKNLAIERMIVEGCDILLDTSQTFVRQGSLIQLPSGSERGVLSKVRLGSRKEAERQCFLFTKHFLICTRTSGGKLHLLKQGGTLSLMECTLIEDVDAADDDYNAAGQGFGHLEFKLLAEPPDGQTFSAVLLAPSRQEKAAWTSDISQCIDNIRCNGLMTSVFEENSKVSVPHMIKSDARLHKDDVDICFSKTLNSCKVPQIRYASVERLLERLTDLRFLSIDFLNTFLHTYRIFTSAAVVIGKLALIYRQPFTSIPVRSLELFFASNQASWGADPLSNKSPRLCRKFSSPPPPSSPPPLSLPSRTSSPVHSRKLSLSSPVGPKILDLSSTPSSSAASSPTSTHGPGLFSSSSPPPHAGGPCRSRFSFSSSSPPTVTKAPLDLSRGPSSPELSPGGEDVGELPRIDALCGKLRRSIRRAVLESVSLDKFIPESPNTVGSNESGDVSPCRSPSTPRHLRYHRPGGASSAENSRCPVSPASAFAIATAAAGHGGSQASSVSDKSCDKEFIIRRAATNRVLNVLRHWVSKHMQDFESNGELKVGVVSLLEEVLRDPDLLPQERKAAGNILSTICQEEQDDAQLKIEDILQMKSSPLLHFIAAESPKAECLESLSAMELAEQITLLDHIVFRSIPYEEFLGQGWMKADKTEKTPFIMRTSQHFNEMSNLVASRIMTHGDAGARAGAIEKWLAVADICRCLHNYNGVLEITSALNRSAVYRLKKTWAKVCKQTKALMDRLQRTVSSEGRFKNLRETLKNCNPPCVPYLGMYLTDLAFIEEATPNFTEEGLVNFSKMRMICHIIREIRQFQQAPYRIEHQAKVTHFLLDKTQVMDEDALYEFSLKIEPRVPPA; encoded by the exons ATGGCCACAGAGCGGATGCGTCTACTTCCCGGTGAAGTTTTTTTCTCGTTGAATTGGTCTCTGTTAACGTCTGAGTGCTCTGAATTCATCTTTGGAACGTATGAACCGAAGGGACGGATACGTGGCAAATGTCACAAAGGTCAACATGCACActtgaaaaatgcattttgtgcaTCAGCTGCCATGTTCGCCGTTGCTGGTCGCGACCACGCAGGACGAGCCTTTCAACCATGCAGGCACTTTCAAAGTCGCGCATGTCTGTCAGGGTTTCGGATCCCGAGTGGCGTTTTCGatcggcgcggcgcggcgcggctcGTGCTCGCGCTCGCCTGCCGCTGTCCCTTTAAGAGGACCCTAAAGCCGATTAGCGCTCATCCCGCCTCGCTTCCCGACTTCAACAGCCCCATTTGGTACTTTTGCCGACCGAGCGGACCTCCTCTGGCCTCTCCTCCTTCGCCGTCGCTGTGCGTTGCTTCCCACGTCGGGCGCGCGGATTCCTGCCGACGGAGCCATGACGCGCGCCGGCTCCCCGGGCAGCGCGCCCTCGCCTCTCAGGCGCGCAAGTGCGAGCGAGTGAAGCGAGCGGGcgggcgcgcgcgcgcgtccAGGTGCGTCCAGATGCAGAAGAGCGTGCGCTACAACGAGGGCCACGCCCTGCACCTGGCGCTGGCCGCCCGCAAGGAGGGCGCCAAGCGCGGCCCGGTCAGCAAACGCAGCTCGGAGAACGTCCGCTGGACGGATAAGTTCTTCGCGCTCTACCAGAACCTGCTCTTCTACTTCGACAACGAGCAGAGCGCGCGGCCGTCCGGCATGTACCTGCTGGAGGGATGCACCTGCGAGCGCGCCCCCGCGCCCAAAGTGGCCTCCTCGCTCGGCGGCAGCAGGGACGCCCCCGAGAAGATGCAG tacTACTTCCTGGTGATGTTCGGCCACGATGGGCAGAAGCCTCTCGAGCTTCGCACCGAGGAGGAAGCCGACTGCAATGAGTGGGTGGACTGCATCCAGCAGGCCAG CTACTCGGATCTGCTCCTGGAGCGCGAGATCCTGATGCAGAAGTACATCCACCTGGTCCAGATCATGGAGACCGAGAAGGTCGCAGCCAATCAGCTACGCGCGCAACTGGAGGACCAGGACAGCGAGATTGAGAGGCTCAAGGCCGAG ATGGTGCTGCTCAACAGGACCAAAGAGCGCCTGCAGCCCAGCCAGAACCTTGTGGACGAAGAAGACCCCGACATCAAAAAGATTAAGAAG GTTCAGAGCTTCATGCGCGGCTGGCTGTGCCGGAGGAAGTGGAAGCTGATCGTCCAGGACTACATCTGCTCGCCGCACGCCGAGAGCATGCGCAAGCGCAACCACATCGTCTTCAACATGGTGGAGGCGGAGACGGAGTACGTCAACCAGCTGTCCGTGCTGGTCAACTGCTTCCTGCGCCCGCTGCGCATGGCCGCCAGCTCCAAGAAGCCGCCCGTCAGCCACCACGACGTCAGCAGCATCTTCCTCAACAG CGAGACCATCATGTTCCTGCACCAGATCTTCCACCAGGGCCTGAATGCTCGCATGGCCAGCTGGCCCACGCTGGTCCTGG CGGACCTCTTCGACATCCTCCTGCCCATGCTCAACATCTACCAGGAGTTTGTGCGCAACCACCAGTACAGCCTTCAGGTCCTGGCCAACTGCAAGCAGAACCGAGACTTCGACAAGCTGCTCAAGCAGTACGAGGCCAACGCGGCGTGCGAGGGCCGCATGCTGGAGACCTTCCTCACCTACCCCATGTTCCAG ATCCCCCGCTACATCGTCACTCTTCACGAGTTGCTGGCGCACACGCCGCACGAGCACGTGGAGAGGAACAGTTTGCATTTCGCCAAGTCCAAACTGGAAGAACTCTCCAA GATGATGCACGACGAGGTGAGCGACACGGAGAACATCCGCAAGAACCTGGCCATCGAGAGGATGATTGTGGAGGGCTGCGACATCCTGCTGGACACCAGCCAGACTTTTGTTCGACAAG GGTCGCTCATCCAGCTGCCGTCCGGGAGCGAGCGCGGCGTGCTGAGCAAAGTGCGCCTGGGCTCGCGCAAGGAAGCCGAGCGCCAGTGCTTCCTCTTCACCAAACACTTCCTCATCTGCACCAGGACGTCTGGAGGCAAGCTGCACTTGCTCAAG CAAGGAGGCACGCTGTCGCTGATGGAGTGCACGCTGATCGAGGACGTGGACGCCGCCGACGACGACT ACAACGCGGCGGGTCAGGGCTTCGGCCACTTGGAGTTCAAGCTGCTGGCGGAGCCTCCCGACGGCCAGACCTTCTCGGCGGTTCTGCTCGCCCCGTCGCGCCAGGAGAAGGCGGCCTGGACCAGCGACATCAGTCAG TGCATCGACAACATCCGCTGCAACGGGCTGATGACCAGCGTCTTTGAGGAGAACTCCAAAGTGTCGGTGCCGCACATGATCAA GTCGGACGCCCGCCTGCACAAGGACGACGTGGACATCTGCTTCAGCAAGACACTGAACTCGTGTAAAGTCCCGCAGATCCGCTACGCCAGCGTGGAGCGGCTGCTGGAGCGCCTGACCGACCTGCGCTTCCTCTCCATCGACTTCCTCAACACCTTCCTGCACACCTACAGGATCTTCACCAGCGCCGCTGTGGTCATCGGCAAACTGGCGCTCATCTACCGCCAGCCCTTCACCTCCATCCCCGTCAG GTCTCTGGAGCTGTTCTTTGCCAGCAACCAGGCCTCGTGGGGCGCGGACCCCCTGAGCAACAAATCGCCGCGCCTGTGCCGCAAGTTCTCgtccccgccgccgccatcgtCGCCGCCGCCTTTGTCCCTCCCGTCGCGCACGTCCTCGCCCGTCCACTCCCGCAAATTGTCACTCAGCTCGCCCGTGGGCCCCAAAATTCTGGACCTTTCCTCCACGCCGTCGTCCTCGGCCGCCAGCTCCCCCACCTCCACGCACGGGCCGGgcctcttctcctcctcgtCGCCGCCGCCTCACGCCGGCGGGCCCTGCAGGTCACGCTTCAGCTTTTCCTCGTCGTCGCCGCCCACCGTCACCAAGGCCCCGCTGGATCTCAGTCGAGGGCCCAGCTCGCCCGAGCTCAGCCCGGGCGGCGAGGATGTCGGCGAGCTGCCTCGAATCGACGCCCTCTGCGGGAAACTAAGGAGGAGCATTCGCAGAG CCGTGCTGGAGTCGGTGTCTCTGGACAAGTTTATTCCCGAATCTCCCAACACCGTCGGCAGCAACGAGTCTGGCGACGTGTCGCCGTGTCGCTCGCCGTCCACGCCGCGACACCTGCGCTACCACCGCCCGGGAGGAG CGTCCTCGGCCGAGAACTCTCGCTGCCCCGTGTCGCCGGCGTCGGCCTTCGCCatcgccaccgccgccgccggacACGGCGGCTCCCAAG CGTCGAGCGTCTCGGACAAGTCGTGCGACAAAGAGTTCATCATCCGCAGAGCCGCCACCAACCGAGTTCTCAACGTGCTGCGACACTGGGTCTCCAAACACATGCAG GACTTTGAGAGCAACGGGGAGCTGAAGGTGGGCGTGGTCAGCctcctggaggaagtgctgcgGGACCCCGACCTTCTGCCTCAGGAGAGGAAAGCCGCCGGCAACATTCTCAG CACCATTTGTCAAGAAGAGCAAGACGACGCTCAGCTCAAGATTGAGGACATTCTGCAAATG AAAAgttctcctcttcttcactTCATTGCG gCAGAGAGTCCAAAAGCCGAGTGTTTGGAGTCCCTGTCTGCGATGGAGCTGGCCGAGCAGATCACGCTCCTGGACCACATCGTCTTCAGGAGCATTCCCTACGA GGAGTTCCTGGGTCAGGGCTGGATGAAGGCGGACAAGACGGAGAAGACGCCCTTCATCATGAGAACCAGCCAGCACTTCAACGAG ATGAGCAACCTGGTGGCCTCGCGGATCATGACGCACGGCGACGCGGGCGCCCGGGCCGGCGCCATCGAGAAGTGGCTGGCGGTGGCCGACATCTGCCGCTGCCTGCACAACTACAACGGCGTGCTGGAGATCACCTCGGCGCTCAACCGCAGCGCCGTCTACCGCCTCAAGAAGACCTGGGCCAAAGTCTGCAAGCAG ACCAAGGCGCTGATGGATCGACTGCAGAGGACGGTCTCGTCCGAAGGACGCTTCAAGAACCTCCGAGAGACGCTGAAAAA CTGCAACCCGCCGTGCGTGCCCTACCTGGGCATGTACCTCACCGACCTGGCCTTCATCGAGGAGGCCACGCCCAACTTCACCGAGGAAGGCCTGGTCAACTTCTCCAAGATGAGGATG ATCTGTCACATCATCCGAGAGATCCGGCAGTTCCAGCAGGCTCCTTACAGGATCGAGCACCAGGCCAAG GTGACTCACTTCCTGCTGGACAAGACGCAAGTGATGGATGAAGACGCACTGTACGAGTTCTCGCTGAAGATTGAGCCGCGCGTCCCGCCGGCCTAA
- the rasgrf2a gene encoding ras-specific guanine nucleotide-releasing factor 2 isoform X1: MATERMRLLPGEVFFSLNWSLLTSECSEFIFGTYEPKGRIRGKCHKGQHAHLKNAFCASAAMFAVAGRDHAGRAFQPCRHFQSRACLSGFRIPSGVFDRRGAARLVLALACRCPFKRTLKPISAHPASLPDFNSPIWYFCRPSGPPLASPPSPSLCVASHVGRADSCRRSHDARRLPGQRALASQARKCERVKRAGGRARASRCVQMQKSVRYNEGHALHLALAARKEGAKRGPVSKRSSENVRWTDKFFALYQNLLFYFDNEQSARPSGMYLLEGCTCERAPAPKVASSLGGSRDAPEKMQYYFLVMFGHDGQKPLELRTEEEADCNEWVDCIQQASYSDLLLEREILMQKYIHLVQIMETEKVAANQLRAQLEDQDSEIERLKAEMVLLNRTKERLQPSQNLVDEEDPDIKKIKKVQSFMRGWLCRRKWKLIVQDYICSPHAESMRKRNHIVFNMVEAETEYVNQLSVLVNCFLRPLRMAASSKKPPVSHHDVSSIFLNSETIMFLHQIFHQGLNARMASWPTLVLADLFDILLPMLNIYQEFVRNHQYSLQVLANCKQNRDFDKLLKQYEANAACEGRMLETFLTYPMFQIPRYIVTLHELLAHTPHEHVERNSLHFAKSKLEELSKMMHDEVSDTENIRKNLAIERMIVEGCDILLDTSQTFVRQGSLIQLPSGSERGVLSKVRLGSRKEAERQCFLFTKHFLICTRTSGGKLHLLKQGGTLSLMECTLIEDVDAADDDYNAAGQGFGHLEFKLLAEPPDGQTFSAVLLAPSRQEKAAWTSDISQCIDNIRCNGLMTSVFEENSKVSVPHMIKSDARLHKDDVDICFSKTLNSCKVPQIRYASVERLLERLTDLRFLSIDFLNTFLHTYRIFTSAAVVIGKLALIYRQPFTSIPVRIQQHSCDRLSVMSLCPDYTLKITQLALDQSKSLELFFASNQASWGADPLSNKSPRLCRKFSSPPPPSSPPPLSLPSRTSSPVHSRKLSLSSPVGPKILDLSSTPSSSAASSPTSTHGPGLFSSSSPPPHAGGPCRSRFSFSSSSPPTVTKAPLDLSRGPSSPELSPGGEDVGELPRIDALCGKLRRSIRRAVLESVSLDKFIPESPNTVGSNESGDVSPCRSPSTPRHLRYHRPGGASSAENSRCPVSPASAFAIATAAAGHGGSQASSVSDKSCDKEFIIRRAATNRVLNVLRHWVSKHMQDFESNGELKVGVVSLLEEVLRDPDLLPQERKAAGNILSTICQEEQDDAQLKIEDILQMKSSPLLHFIAAESPKAECLESLSAMELAEQITLLDHIVFRSIPYEEFLGQGWMKADKTEKTPFIMRTSQHFNEMSNLVASRIMTHGDAGARAGAIEKWLAVADICRCLHNYNGVLEITSALNRSAVYRLKKTWAKVCKQTKALMDRLQRTVSSEGRFKNLRETLKNCNPPCVPYLGMYLTDLAFIEEATPNFTEEGLVNFSKMRMICHIIREIRQFQQAPYRIEHQAKVTHFLLDKTQVMDEDALYEFSLKIEPRVPPA; this comes from the exons ATGGCCACAGAGCGGATGCGTCTACTTCCCGGTGAAGTTTTTTTCTCGTTGAATTGGTCTCTGTTAACGTCTGAGTGCTCTGAATTCATCTTTGGAACGTATGAACCGAAGGGACGGATACGTGGCAAATGTCACAAAGGTCAACATGCACActtgaaaaatgcattttgtgcaTCAGCTGCCATGTTCGCCGTTGCTGGTCGCGACCACGCAGGACGAGCCTTTCAACCATGCAGGCACTTTCAAAGTCGCGCATGTCTGTCAGGGTTTCGGATCCCGAGTGGCGTTTTCGatcggcgcggcgcggcgcggctcGTGCTCGCGCTCGCCTGCCGCTGTCCCTTTAAGAGGACCCTAAAGCCGATTAGCGCTCATCCCGCCTCGCTTCCCGACTTCAACAGCCCCATTTGGTACTTTTGCCGACCGAGCGGACCTCCTCTGGCCTCTCCTCCTTCGCCGTCGCTGTGCGTTGCTTCCCACGTCGGGCGCGCGGATTCCTGCCGACGGAGCCATGACGCGCGCCGGCTCCCCGGGCAGCGCGCCCTCGCCTCTCAGGCGCGCAAGTGCGAGCGAGTGAAGCGAGCGGGcgggcgcgcgcgcgcgtccAGGTGCGTCCAGATGCAGAAGAGCGTGCGCTACAACGAGGGCCACGCCCTGCACCTGGCGCTGGCCGCCCGCAAGGAGGGCGCCAAGCGCGGCCCGGTCAGCAAACGCAGCTCGGAGAACGTCCGCTGGACGGATAAGTTCTTCGCGCTCTACCAGAACCTGCTCTTCTACTTCGACAACGAGCAGAGCGCGCGGCCGTCCGGCATGTACCTGCTGGAGGGATGCACCTGCGAGCGCGCCCCCGCGCCCAAAGTGGCCTCCTCGCTCGGCGGCAGCAGGGACGCCCCCGAGAAGATGCAG tacTACTTCCTGGTGATGTTCGGCCACGATGGGCAGAAGCCTCTCGAGCTTCGCACCGAGGAGGAAGCCGACTGCAATGAGTGGGTGGACTGCATCCAGCAGGCCAG CTACTCGGATCTGCTCCTGGAGCGCGAGATCCTGATGCAGAAGTACATCCACCTGGTCCAGATCATGGAGACCGAGAAGGTCGCAGCCAATCAGCTACGCGCGCAACTGGAGGACCAGGACAGCGAGATTGAGAGGCTCAAGGCCGAG ATGGTGCTGCTCAACAGGACCAAAGAGCGCCTGCAGCCCAGCCAGAACCTTGTGGACGAAGAAGACCCCGACATCAAAAAGATTAAGAAG GTTCAGAGCTTCATGCGCGGCTGGCTGTGCCGGAGGAAGTGGAAGCTGATCGTCCAGGACTACATCTGCTCGCCGCACGCCGAGAGCATGCGCAAGCGCAACCACATCGTCTTCAACATGGTGGAGGCGGAGACGGAGTACGTCAACCAGCTGTCCGTGCTGGTCAACTGCTTCCTGCGCCCGCTGCGCATGGCCGCCAGCTCCAAGAAGCCGCCCGTCAGCCACCACGACGTCAGCAGCATCTTCCTCAACAG CGAGACCATCATGTTCCTGCACCAGATCTTCCACCAGGGCCTGAATGCTCGCATGGCCAGCTGGCCCACGCTGGTCCTGG CGGACCTCTTCGACATCCTCCTGCCCATGCTCAACATCTACCAGGAGTTTGTGCGCAACCACCAGTACAGCCTTCAGGTCCTGGCCAACTGCAAGCAGAACCGAGACTTCGACAAGCTGCTCAAGCAGTACGAGGCCAACGCGGCGTGCGAGGGCCGCATGCTGGAGACCTTCCTCACCTACCCCATGTTCCAG ATCCCCCGCTACATCGTCACTCTTCACGAGTTGCTGGCGCACACGCCGCACGAGCACGTGGAGAGGAACAGTTTGCATTTCGCCAAGTCCAAACTGGAAGAACTCTCCAA GATGATGCACGACGAGGTGAGCGACACGGAGAACATCCGCAAGAACCTGGCCATCGAGAGGATGATTGTGGAGGGCTGCGACATCCTGCTGGACACCAGCCAGACTTTTGTTCGACAAG GGTCGCTCATCCAGCTGCCGTCCGGGAGCGAGCGCGGCGTGCTGAGCAAAGTGCGCCTGGGCTCGCGCAAGGAAGCCGAGCGCCAGTGCTTCCTCTTCACCAAACACTTCCTCATCTGCACCAGGACGTCTGGAGGCAAGCTGCACTTGCTCAAG CAAGGAGGCACGCTGTCGCTGATGGAGTGCACGCTGATCGAGGACGTGGACGCCGCCGACGACGACT ACAACGCGGCGGGTCAGGGCTTCGGCCACTTGGAGTTCAAGCTGCTGGCGGAGCCTCCCGACGGCCAGACCTTCTCGGCGGTTCTGCTCGCCCCGTCGCGCCAGGAGAAGGCGGCCTGGACCAGCGACATCAGTCAG TGCATCGACAACATCCGCTGCAACGGGCTGATGACCAGCGTCTTTGAGGAGAACTCCAAAGTGTCGGTGCCGCACATGATCAA GTCGGACGCCCGCCTGCACAAGGACGACGTGGACATCTGCTTCAGCAAGACACTGAACTCGTGTAAAGTCCCGCAGATCCGCTACGCCAGCGTGGAGCGGCTGCTGGAGCGCCTGACCGACCTGCGCTTCCTCTCCATCGACTTCCTCAACACCTTCCTGCACACCTACAGGATCTTCACCAGCGCCGCTGTGGTCATCGGCAAACTGGCGCTCATCTACCGCCAGCCCTTCACCTCCATCCCCGTCAG GATCCAGCAGCACTCGTGCGATCGTCTGTCCGTCATGTCTCTGTGTCCCGACTACACTCTGAAGATCACCCAGCTGGCTCTGGATCAGTCCAA GTCTCTGGAGCTGTTCTTTGCCAGCAACCAGGCCTCGTGGGGCGCGGACCCCCTGAGCAACAAATCGCCGCGCCTGTGCCGCAAGTTCTCgtccccgccgccgccatcgtCGCCGCCGCCTTTGTCCCTCCCGTCGCGCACGTCCTCGCCCGTCCACTCCCGCAAATTGTCACTCAGCTCGCCCGTGGGCCCCAAAATTCTGGACCTTTCCTCCACGCCGTCGTCCTCGGCCGCCAGCTCCCCCACCTCCACGCACGGGCCGGgcctcttctcctcctcgtCGCCGCCGCCTCACGCCGGCGGGCCCTGCAGGTCACGCTTCAGCTTTTCCTCGTCGTCGCCGCCCACCGTCACCAAGGCCCCGCTGGATCTCAGTCGAGGGCCCAGCTCGCCCGAGCTCAGCCCGGGCGGCGAGGATGTCGGCGAGCTGCCTCGAATCGACGCCCTCTGCGGGAAACTAAGGAGGAGCATTCGCAGAG CCGTGCTGGAGTCGGTGTCTCTGGACAAGTTTATTCCCGAATCTCCCAACACCGTCGGCAGCAACGAGTCTGGCGACGTGTCGCCGTGTCGCTCGCCGTCCACGCCGCGACACCTGCGCTACCACCGCCCGGGAGGAG CGTCCTCGGCCGAGAACTCTCGCTGCCCCGTGTCGCCGGCGTCGGCCTTCGCCatcgccaccgccgccgccggacACGGCGGCTCCCAAG CGTCGAGCGTCTCGGACAAGTCGTGCGACAAAGAGTTCATCATCCGCAGAGCCGCCACCAACCGAGTTCTCAACGTGCTGCGACACTGGGTCTCCAAACACATGCAG GACTTTGAGAGCAACGGGGAGCTGAAGGTGGGCGTGGTCAGCctcctggaggaagtgctgcgGGACCCCGACCTTCTGCCTCAGGAGAGGAAAGCCGCCGGCAACATTCTCAG CACCATTTGTCAAGAAGAGCAAGACGACGCTCAGCTCAAGATTGAGGACATTCTGCAAATG AAAAgttctcctcttcttcactTCATTGCG gCAGAGAGTCCAAAAGCCGAGTGTTTGGAGTCCCTGTCTGCGATGGAGCTGGCCGAGCAGATCACGCTCCTGGACCACATCGTCTTCAGGAGCATTCCCTACGA GGAGTTCCTGGGTCAGGGCTGGATGAAGGCGGACAAGACGGAGAAGACGCCCTTCATCATGAGAACCAGCCAGCACTTCAACGAG ATGAGCAACCTGGTGGCCTCGCGGATCATGACGCACGGCGACGCGGGCGCCCGGGCCGGCGCCATCGAGAAGTGGCTGGCGGTGGCCGACATCTGCCGCTGCCTGCACAACTACAACGGCGTGCTGGAGATCACCTCGGCGCTCAACCGCAGCGCCGTCTACCGCCTCAAGAAGACCTGGGCCAAAGTCTGCAAGCAG ACCAAGGCGCTGATGGATCGACTGCAGAGGACGGTCTCGTCCGAAGGACGCTTCAAGAACCTCCGAGAGACGCTGAAAAA CTGCAACCCGCCGTGCGTGCCCTACCTGGGCATGTACCTCACCGACCTGGCCTTCATCGAGGAGGCCACGCCCAACTTCACCGAGGAAGGCCTGGTCAACTTCTCCAAGATGAGGATG ATCTGTCACATCATCCGAGAGATCCGGCAGTTCCAGCAGGCTCCTTACAGGATCGAGCACCAGGCCAAG GTGACTCACTTCCTGCTGGACAAGACGCAAGTGATGGATGAAGACGCACTGTACGAGTTCTCGCTGAAGATTGAGCCGCGCGTCCCGCCGGCCTAA